From a region of the Impatiens glandulifera chromosome 4, dImpGla2.1, whole genome shotgun sequence genome:
- the LOC124936638 gene encoding protein rtoA-like, producing the protein MKEFKSTNGVHSAPLTVTGEPQQNDQVKWVSQDSHRIPRGRISPDQLITPSQTRHNSTREVSALSDDQDHEFSRKNKNSRKNTGKDSSSQRSRSARQPINSGSDSPVNQEDLKKTRSTRQPKERVHGSDCSDDQEGSRRTRSTRQPKVQNSGSDSPPVDPEGSVKARRKSKESGSDNSVDPEGSVKSRKKSKESGSDNSVDPEGSVKSRKKSKESGSDNSVDPEGSVKARKKSKESGSDNSVDPEGSRRTRSSRQQRDQNSGSESAPDPEGSVKTRKKPKESVNGVSVRSKSKAPLPPTSPLMDLGPDPQSENMGGSYNIERDNGMY; encoded by the exons ATGAAGGAGTTTAAGTCAACTAATGGTGTTCACTCTGCACCATTAACAGTGACTGGTGAACCACAACAAAATGATCAAGTCAAATGGGTTTCTCAAG ATTCCCATAGGATTCCTCGAGGAAGAATTTCACCTGACCAGCTAATTACACCTTCACAAACAAGGCACAACAGCACCAGAGAAGTTTCAGCATTATCAGATGATCAAGATCATGAATTTTCACGAAAGAATAAGAATTCAAGGAAGAACACAGGCAAAGACTCGTCAAGTCAACGCAGCAGGTCAGCCCGACAACCCATTAATTCTGGGTCCGATTCGCCTGTGAATCAGGAAGACTTGAAGAAAACAAGGTCTACCAGACAACCCAAAGAACGGGTTCATGGGTCAGATTGCTCAGATGACCAGGAAGGATCAAGGAGAACAAGGTCTACCCGTCAACCAAAGGTTCAAAATTCCGGGTCAGATTCACCACCTGTGGATCCAGAAGGTTCGGTAAAAGCAAGAAGGAAGTCGAAGGAGTCTGGGTCAGATAACTCAGTGGATCCAGAAGGTTCGgtaaaatcaagaaagaagTCTAAGGAATCTGGGTCAGATAACTCAGTGGATCCAGAAGGTTCGgtaaaatcaagaaagaagTCTAAGGAATCTGGGTCAGATAACTCAGTTGATCCAGAAGGTTCGGTAAAAGCAAGAAAGAAATCGAAGGAGTCTGGGTCAGATAACTCAGTAGACCCGGAAGGGTCAAGGAGAACGAGATCAAGCCGTCAACAAAGAGATCAAAATTCCGGGTCAGAGTCAGCACCGGATCCTGAAGGTTCGGTAAAAACAAGAAAGAAACCGAAGGAGTCTGTGAATGGAGTTTCAGTAAGATCAAAGTCCAAAGCCCCCCTTCCGCCAACATCTCCCCTCATGGATCTTGGCCCGGATCCGCAATCAGAAAATATGGGCGGATCCTATAATATTGAGAGGGATAATGGGATGTATTGA
- the LOC124936355 gene encoding probable 60S ribosomal protein L14, producing MPFKRFVEIGRVALVNYGKDYGKLVVIVDVVDQNRALVDSPDMVRTQINFKRLSLTDIKIDIKRVPQKKTLIAAMEAADVKNKWENSSWGRKLIVKKRRAALNDFDRFKIMLAKIKRAGVVRQELAKLKKSTA from the exons ATG CCTTTCAAGCGATTCGTTGAGATTGGAAGGGTTGCACTCGTTAACTATGGAAAAGACTACGGAAAGCTCGTCGTTATCGTCGACGTTGTCGATCAGAACCGA GCTTTGGTTGATTCCCCTGATATGGTTCGTACCCAAATCAATTTCAAGAGACTATCTTTGACCGATATCAAGATCGACATTAAAAGGGTTCCACAAAAGAAGACTTTAATTGCTGCTATGGAGGCTGCTG ATGTCAAGAACAAATGGGAGAACAGTTCATGGGGTAGAAAGTTGATTGTTAAGAAGAGAAGGGCTGCCTTGAATGATTTTGACAGATTTAAGATTATGTTGGCTAAAATCAAG AGAGCTGGAGTTGTGAGGCAGGAGCTTGCCAAGCTCAAGAAGAGCACAGCCTAA